In Malus sylvestris chromosome 16, drMalSylv7.2, whole genome shotgun sequence, the following are encoded in one genomic region:
- the LOC126608509 gene encoding L10-interacting MYB domain-containing protein-like isoform X1 codes for MLLLCAMVFFPLLFIDMSKNIVKDMQDRGEGNEKKSKAMWDDASVDIFISVCVAETLAGNQIGGHLNRIGWKNVIKKFNDLTQRSYVHKQLKNKWTALKKEWQLWASLVGKETGLGWDPVKQTIIASDEWWEKKVKENSEVAKYRNSGLKNVDQLDILFKEGAVTGVGAWAPSQGLMSNNVQKAPTCEQNDGQDDLENDIDNNEGLDDIADAETPSPAQPSTQGK; via the exons ATGCTCTTATTATGTGCTATGGTTTTTTTTCCACTTCTCTTTATAGATATGTCTAAGAATATAGTTAAAGATATGCAAGATCGTGGAGAAGGTAACGAAAAAAAGAGCAAGGCAATGTGGGATGATGCAAGTGTTGACATATTTATAAGTGTTTGTGTAGCTGAGACATTAGCCGGAAATCAAATAGGTGGTCATCTTAAtagaattggatggaaaaatgttattaaaaaatttaatgacCTTACTCAAAGGTCATATGTTCAtaaacaactcaagaacaaatgGACTGCACTTAAGAAAGAATGGCAATTGTGGGCATCATTAGTTGGAAAAGAGACTGGCTTAGGATGGGATCCTGTGAAGCAAACTATCATTGCAAGTGACGAGTGGTGGGAGAAAAAAGTGAAG GAGAATTCTGAAGTTGCAAAATATCGAAATAGTGGATTGAAAAATGTTGACCAACTGGACATTTTGTTTAAAGAAGGAGCTGTTACAGGTGTAGGTGCATGGGCACCCTCACAAGGGTTGATGAGTAATAATGTCCAAAAAGCTCCAACATGCGAACAAAATGACGGTCAAGATGATTTGGAGAATGACATAGATAATAATGAGGGGCTTGACGACATAGCCGATGCTGAGACACCTTCCCCTGCTCAACCTTCAACACAAGGAAAATGA
- the LOC126608509 gene encoding L10-interacting MYB domain-containing protein-like isoform X2: MSKNIVKDMQDRGEGNEKKSKAMWDDASVDIFISVCVAETLAGNQIGGHLNRIGWKNVIKKFNDLTQRSYVHKQLKNKWTALKKEWQLWASLVGKETGLGWDPVKQTIIASDEWWEKKVKENSEVAKYRNSGLKNVDQLDILFKEGAVTGVGAWAPSQGLMSNNVQKAPTCEQNDGQDDLENDIDNNEGLDDIADAETPSPAQPSTQGK; this comes from the exons ATGTCTAAGAATATAGTTAAAGATATGCAAGATCGTGGAGAAGGTAACGAAAAAAAGAGCAAGGCAATGTGGGATGATGCAAGTGTTGACATATTTATAAGTGTTTGTGTAGCTGAGACATTAGCCGGAAATCAAATAGGTGGTCATCTTAAtagaattggatggaaaaatgttattaaaaaatttaatgacCTTACTCAAAGGTCATATGTTCAtaaacaactcaagaacaaatgGACTGCACTTAAGAAAGAATGGCAATTGTGGGCATCATTAGTTGGAAAAGAGACTGGCTTAGGATGGGATCCTGTGAAGCAAACTATCATTGCAAGTGACGAGTGGTGGGAGAAAAAAGTGAAG GAGAATTCTGAAGTTGCAAAATATCGAAATAGTGGATTGAAAAATGTTGACCAACTGGACATTTTGTTTAAAGAAGGAGCTGTTACAGGTGTAGGTGCATGGGCACCCTCACAAGGGTTGATGAGTAATAATGTCCAAAAAGCTCCAACATGCGAACAAAATGACGGTCAAGATGATTTGGAGAATGACATAGATAATAATGAGGGGCTTGACGACATAGCCGATGCTGAGACACCTTCCCCTGCTCAACCTTCAACACAAGGAAAATGA
- the LOC126608511 gene encoding uncharacterized protein LOC126608511, producing MEALRIPELKFPYPPSGKYYLVNAGYPHMNGYIGPYRGERYHLPEFRRGSHPRGKKEIFNQRHSSLRCTIERTFGVWKNRWTMIRLMRNFPFEKQVQIVVASMALHNFIRKHSMTDQEFQPYDDDDELLPPGHEEDHRDEEIVDENFTHRREIDVERERIANLLISS from the exons ATGGAGGCCTTGAGAATACCAGAATTGAAATTTCCTTATCCCCCTTCTG GCaaatattatttagttaatgCTGGATATCCACATATGAATGGATATATTGGACCTTATAGGGGTGAACGATATCATCTTCCTGAATTTCGACGTGGAAGTCATCCAAGAGGGAAAAAAGAGATATTTAATCAGAGACATTCATCCCTAAGATGCACAATAGAAAGAACTTTTGGTGTTTGGAAAAATAGATGGACAATGATTCGTCTCATGCGTAACTTCCCTTTTGAAAAACAGGTACAAATTGTTGTTGCTTCAATGGCCTTACACAATTTTATTAGGAAGCATTCCATGACAGATCAAGAGTTCCAAccttatgatgatgatgatgagctACTTCCACCTGGACATGAGGAAGATCATAGAGATGAAGAAATTGTTGATGAAAATTTTACTCATAGGCGAGAGATAGATGTTGAACGAGAAAGGATTGCTAATCTTCTTATATCTAGTTAA